Proteins co-encoded in one Arachis stenosperma cultivar V10309 chromosome 7, arast.V10309.gnm1.PFL2, whole genome shotgun sequence genomic window:
- the LOC130939876 gene encoding uncharacterized protein LOC130939876: MLKTFFDLLEAAQKPLWEGCVHSQLSIAVRILCIKVEGNQSQESFKQWATLIREIAPEGSAIPRDYYEVKKLVQKLGLKAIKIDCCSNNCMLYRKDDAALTSCKFCEAPRFKPISEGGCTSKRVPVRRMHYLPLIPRLRRLYASMSSAPHMTWHIKNQRDDGVMTHPSHGEAWKSFDRIYSDFALEPRNIRLGLCYDGFTPNIQFSKPYSCWPVIVIPYNLPPGMCMKDPYLFLTCLIPGPNNPKSNIDVFLGPLIDELNELWNPGVLTYDIVEKKNFVLKAALMWTINDFPAYGMLSGWMTQGRLSCPICMEDTKSFTLSHGGKASWFDCHRRFLPINHPYRRNKNDFRKNKIESEEPPTKLSGLEIWQRVKGLGKISDNGKWIKSREYGITHNWTKQSVFWELPYWKDNLVRHCLDVMHIEKNVLDNIMNTVMDTDRTKDNEKARLDLAELCKRPDLHLRHVGDNYWSKPKAAYTLTSEQQQDVYKWVQQLRFPDGYASNLARCVSLSHGRFIGMKSHDCHIFMQCLLPTAFRELPTNIWKPLTELSQFFKDLCSTTLKVHDLEVMEQNIPIILCKLERIFSPGFFNVMEHLPIHLAYEARVCGPVQYRWMYPFERVIGAFKRTVKNRARVEGSICEAFLAKET, translated from the coding sequence ATGCTAAAAACTTTTTTTGATCTTCTTGAGGCAGCTCAAAAGCCTTTGTGGGAAGGTTGTGTGCACTCTCAACTATCGATAGCTGTTAGAATACTATGCATTAAAGTCGAGGGAAACCAATCACAGGAGTCATTTAAGCAGTGGGCCACCTTAATTAGGGAAATTGCTCCTGAGGGTAGTGCCATACCTAGGGATTACTATGAGGTTAAGAAGTTAGTGCAAAAGCTTGGATTGAAGGCAATCAAAATAGATTGTTGCTCAAACAATTGCATGTTGTATCGAAAAGATGATGCTGCTCTAACTAGTTGTAAGTTTTGTGAAGCACCTAGATTCAAGCCTATTTCCGAAGGTGGTTGTACGTCCAAAAGAGTTCCTGTCAGACGGATGCACTACTTACCCTTAATCCCTAGACTTCGAAGGCTTTATGCGTCAATGAGTTCAGCTCCGCACATGACGTGGCATATAAAAAACCAACGTGATGATGGCGTGATGACCCATCCGTCACATGGGGAGGCATGGAAAAGCTTTGACCGTATCTACTCTGATTTTGCTTTGGAGCCTAGAAATATTAGGTTAGGTCTTTGCTATGATGGGTTTACCCCAAATATCCAATTTAGCAAGCCTTATTCTTGTTGGCCCGTAATTGTAATTCCATACAATCTACCTCCTGGAATGTGTATGAAAGATCCCTATTTGTTCTTGACTTGCTTAATACCTGGTCCTAATAACCCTAAATCCAACATTGATGTATTCTTGGGACCCTTGATTGACGAATTAAATGAGTTGTGGAATCCTGGTGTTTTGACGTATGATATTGTAGAAAAGAAGAATTTTGTCTTAAAGGCAGCATTGATGTGGACTATCAATGATTTCCCGGCTTATGGGATGTTGTCTGGGTGGATGACACAAGGAAGATTGTCATGTCCAATTTGCATGGAGGATACCAAGTCTTTTACACTATCACATGGAGGCAAGGCATCATGGTTTGATTGTCATCGGAGGTTTTTGCCAATAAACCACCCTTATAGGCGCAATAAGAATGACTTCAGGAAGAATAAAATAGAAAGTGAAGAGCCTCCTACCAAATTAAGTGGTTTGGAGATTTGGCAAAGGGTTAAAGGACTTGGAAAGATATCAGATAATGGAAAGTGGATCAAATCGCGAGAGTATGGTATTACTCACAATTGGACTAAGCAAAGTGTGTTTTGGGAGTTACCTTATTGGAAGGATAACCTGGTTCGTCACTGTCTTGATGTAATGCACATAGAGAAGAATGTGCTTGATAACATAATGAATACTGTTATGGACACTGATAGAACTAAAGACAATGAAAAGGCTAGGTTAGATCTGGCTGAACTGTGCAAGCGTCCAGATTTACATTTGCGGCATGTCGGTGATAATTATTGGTCCAAACCTAAGGCAGCTTATACTTTAACTTCTGAACAGCAACAAGACGTGTATAAGTGGGTGCAACAACTTAGATTTCCAGATGGTTATGCATCTAACCTTGCTAGATGTGTAAGTCTTTCCCATGGGAGGTTTATTGGTATGAAGAGCCATGATTGTCACATTTTTATGCAGTGCTTACTTCCAACTGCATTCAGAGAACTACCTACAAATATATGGAAGCCTCTTACCGAGTTAAGCCAGTTTTTCAAAGACTTGTGCTCAACCACCCTCAAAGTTCATGATTTAGAGGTTATGGAGCAAAATATTCCCATTATCCTTTGCAAGTTAGAAAGGATATTTTCCCCGGGATTTTTTAATGTGATGGAGCATTTGCCAATTCATCTAGCATATGAGGCACGTGTGTGTGGACCTGTCCAATATAGGTGGATGTATCCGTTTGAAAGGGTGATAGGAGCATTCAAGCGAACAGTGAAAAATAGAGCAAGGGTTGAAGGTTCGATTTGTGAGGCTTTCTTGGCAAAGGAGACTTGA